In Deinococcus sp. QL22, the following are encoded in one genomic region:
- a CDS encoding helix-turn-helix domain-containing protein, which translates to MRIQVGQNIRAARERCGLDQRELAEKMFGKAERSSYISDVESGKAGNVTVERLAEFATALNCQPYDLLLTTNSKVGAA; encoded by the coding sequence ATGCGAATCCAAGTAGGCCAGAACATCCGCGCCGCCCGCGAAAGGTGCGGCCTGGATCAACGCGAACTCGCAGAAAAGATGTTTGGCAAGGCGGAACGTTCTAGTTACATCAGCGATGTAGAGAGTGGTAAGGCGGGGAACGTGACTGTTGAGCGCTTGGCGGAATTCGCAACTGCTCTCAATTGTCAGCCTTACGATTTATTGCTAACTACAAACTCCAAAGTAGGAGCCGCATGA